Proteins encoded in a region of the Thioalbus denitrificans genome:
- a CDS encoding TraR/DksA C4-type zinc finger protein yields MDIADYAAEVQDAFLEAAISAVVIRGREAADPARASARFCMQCGEPIPRPRRAALPGCRLCLECAEANEMAARTYRYPQLEQRDEFDS; encoded by the coding sequence ATGGATATCGCGGACTACGCGGCGGAGGTGCAGGACGCGTTCCTGGAGGCCGCCATCAGCGCAGTGGTGATCCGGGGCCGGGAGGCCGCGGACCCCGCCCGGGCCTCGGCCCGGTTCTGCATGCAGTGTGGCGAACCGATTCCACGGCCACGCCGTGCAGCCCTGCCGGGCTGCCGCCTGTGCCTGGAGTGTGCCGAGGCCAATGAGATGGCGGCCCGAACCTACCGATATCCGCAGCTGGAGCAAAGGGATGAGTTCGACAGTTGA